From Campylobacter sp. MG1, one genomic window encodes:
- a CDS encoding BspA family leucine-rich repeat surface protein: protein SMFDSCRNFNQPLNFDTKNVVNMSYMFDSCRNFNQPLELDTSKVTNMSKMFRYCSNFNQPLNFDTKNVTDMSSMFDSCRN, encoded by the coding sequence CTAGTATGTTTGATAGTTGTCGTAATTTCAATCAGCCTTTAAACTTTGATACAAAAAATGTAGTAAATATGAGTTATATGTTTGATAGTTGTCGTAATTTCAATCAACCTTTAGAACTTGATACAAGCAAAGTAACTAATATGAGTAAGATGTTTAGATATTGTTCTAATTTCAATCAGCCTTTAAACTTTGATACAAAAAATGTAACTGATATGTCTAGTATGTTTGATAGTTGTCGTAATTT